Within Desulfolithobacter dissulfuricans, the genomic segment CCCAGCCGCGGCCTGACCCTGGTCATGCTGGCGCTTGCCACCTCCATCGATGCCTTTGCCGTGGGGCTGACCCTGGCCCTGCTCTCGGTCACCATCTGGATTCCCGCCCTGGTAATCGGTGTGGTCACCTCAGCCTGGTGCGTGGCCGGGGTGCTCCTGGGGGCCCGTTTCGGCTCGATCTGCGGCCGGAAGGTGGAGGTCCTGGGCGGGGTGATTCTGGTCGGGATCGGGATCAAGATCCTCTTTTCCCATCTCTGCGCATAGATTTATTCGAAAATCACCTCCATGCGCGGTGTCGCCAGGATGGTTTTCATGGCCCGTTGTGGCTGGACAGTGCCGCAATATGATCCAGCCATGCTGGTTTCGTTGCCCCTGGCGATGAAATTTCTTTGCAAAATCATCCTTTTTTTGTATCAATTGTAGTTTTCGGCCCAGCAGAAAATGCGTCAGGCAGTGATCCGTGCCAGCGCAGGTTCAGGCTGGGCTTGACCTGGTAAAAGGGAAAGACATCATGAACAATCATCTGTTGGCACTTAAGGATTTTGACGCCGCCAGGCTGCGGGCGTTCATCGACCGGGCCCTGGTTCTCAAAGAGGAAGCGGCCCGGGGCATACACCATGACCATCTGGCAGGCAAGATCGTCTGCCTGCTCTTTGAAAAACCTTCCACCCGCACCAGGGTCTCCTTCGAGGCGGCCATGTACGGCCTGGGCGGCCAGGTGATCTTCATGTCCGCCGCCGATTCCCAGCTCGGACGGGGCGAGCCCCTCAAGGACACGGCCAGAGTGCTGGCCCGCTACGTTGACGGTCTCGTTGTCCGGACCTTCGGCCAGGAAGTGGTCGAGGAACTGGCCAGGTATTCCGATGTACCGGTGATCAACGCCCTGACCGACAAACACCATCCCTGCCAGATCCTGAGCGATATCATGACGGTGATCGAAAAAAAGGGCGAGCCGGAGAAGTTGAAGATCGCCTGGGTGGGGGATGGCAACAACATGGCCAACTCCTGGATCGAGGCGGCCTCGGTGCTCGGTTTTTCCCTGACCCTGGCCTGCCCGGAAGGGTATGAGCCGGATCAGGAAATCCTGGCCGCGGCCACGGCCCGGGCCTCGCAGCCCATCACCGTGGTCCGTGATCCGGCGGAGGCGGTCCGCGATGCCGATGTGATCAACGTGGATGTCTGGGCCTCCATGGGCCAGGAAGCGGAACAGGACGCCCGGCTGGCGGTCTTTCAGCCATACCAGCTCAACCGTACTCTCCTGGCGCTGGCCGCCGATGACGCCATAGTGCTGCACTGCCTGCCCGCCCATCGGGGCGAGGAGATCACCGAAGAGGTCCTGGAGGGGGAACAGAGCGTGGCCTTTGACCAGGCGGAAAACAAGATGCATATCCACAAGGCCATACTGGAGGCCTTTCTCGCCTGAACCGCTTTTTTCCACTCCGCATCCCGGGCCACGGGCGGACCGGCGGAGGACTCTGTTTAGGCGACAGCATAACAGGCTGTTGAAAAACGTAGCGAGCGAAAATGGGCGCAGTAGTTTTGCAACGGCCTGGTAAACACCAACCTTGGAATCTAAAAAAAAGACATGGCAGTAAACAAGATAGTTTTAGCATATTCCGGCGGCCTGGATACCTCGGTCATCCTCAAGTGGCTGGAAGAGGAATACCAGTGTCCGGTCATCGCCTTTGCCGCCGACGTGGGCCAGCACGAGGACTGGGACGCGGTCCGGGAAAAGGGTCTGGCCACAGGGGCGGAAAAGGTCGTCATCTCGGACCTGCGCGAGGAGTTTGTCCGCGATTACATTTTCCCCGCTTTCAGGGCCAATGCCATCTATGAAGGCTCCTATCTGCTGGGCACCTCCCTGGCCCGGCCGGTGATCGCCAAGGAACAGGTACGGATCGCCGAGGCCGAGGGCGCTGACGCGGTCAGCCACGGGGCCACTGGCAAGGGCAACGACCAGGTCCGGTTCGAGCTCACCTACCTGGCCCTCAATCCCAGGCTGACCATCATCGCCCCCTGGCGGATCTGGGACCTGGATTCCCGCAACAAGCTGCTGGCCTTTGCCGAAAAGCACCATATTCCGGTGCCGGTGACCAAGGAGAAACCCTACAGCTCGGATGAGAACCTGCTTCATATCAGCTTCGAGGGCGGTATTCTGGAGGATCCCTGGAACGAGCCCGAGGAGGACATGTTCAAACTCACTGTTTCGCCGGAAAAGGCACCGGACAAGCCCACCTACGTGGAGATTGAGTTCGAGCAGGGCAACCCGGTGGCCATCGACGGCGAGCGGCTGGGGCCGGTGGAGATGATGACCCGGCTCAACGAGCTCGGCGGGGCCAACGGTATCGGCCGGCTGGACATGGTGGAGAACCGCTTTGTCGGCATGAAGTCCCGCGGCGTGTACGAGACCCCGGGCGGGACCATTCTCCGGGCGGCCCATCGCGACCTGGAGACCATCACCCTGGACCGGGAGGTCATGCACATTCGCGATTCCCTGGTTCCGCGCTATTCCGAGCTGATCTACAACGGGTTCTGGTTCTCCCCGGAGATGCGGCTCCTGCAGGCCACCATGGACGAGGCCCAGAAAACGGTGAACGGCGTGGTCAGGCTCAAGCTCTACAAGGGCAATTGCATGCCTGTTGGCCGCAAGTCGGACAACTCCCTCTACCACGAGGCCTTTGCCACCTTTGAAGAGGACGAGGTCTACAACCAGGCGGATGCGGCCGGCTTCATCAAGCTCAATTCGCTTCGGCTGCAGATCCAGGCCCTGAGCAGGAAGTAACCCCGTTCCGGAGATTTCTGGCCGGCTCATCCGGTAGCCGGACGTAACATGAATATCTCTCCCCCGGCATGCCGGGGGCTTGAAAAAGACAGACATGGCACAGGATAACGGGCAACCAGGCTCGACAGATAAAAATAAGAACAAAAAGCTCTGGGGCGGACGGTTTGCCGGGACCACGGCGGCGTCGGTGGAGGCCTTCACCGAGTCGATCAGCTACGACTGGCGTCTCTATCGCCATGACATCCAGGGTTCCATGGCCCATGCCCGGATGCTGGCCAGGCAGGGACTGATCAGCGAGCAGGAACGGGACGCCATCCTGAAGGGGCTGGCCGAGATCGAGTCCGAGATCGAGCAGGACCGTTTCACCTTCCGGCCGGAGCTTGAAGATATTCACATGAATATCGAGAAGGCCCTGACCGAGAAGGTCGGCGCTGCCGGTGAAAAGCTGCACACGGCCAGGAGCCGCAACGATCAGGTGGCCCTGGATATCCGTCTCTACCTGCGCGACGAGGGCCGGGTTCTGGACGAACTGCTGGCCGGGGTCCAGAAAAGCTTTGTCCGGTTGGCACGCAGGTATCTTGGCGCGGTCATGCCCGGCTACACCCATCTGCAGCGGGCCCAGCCGGTATTGCTCTCCCATCACCTGCTGGCCTACTATGAAATGTTTGGCCGTGACCGCGGCCGGGTGGCCGACTGCGTCCGGCGTCTTGCTGTCATGCCGCTGGGTGCCGCGGCCATGGCCGGAACCGGTCTGCCCATCGACCGGCGTTTCGTAGCCAGGGAGCTCGGTTTTGACGAAATCACCGCCAACTCCATGGATACCTCCGGCGATCGGGATTTTGCCATGGAAATGCTGTTCTGTCTCACCGTGATCCAGCTGCACCTGAGCCGGCTGGCCGAGGAGCTGGTGCTCTGGTCGAGCAAGGAGTTCGAGTTCATTGATATCGGCGACCGCTACTGTACCGGTTCGTCGATCATGCCGCAGAAGAAAAATCCTGACATCCCCGAGCTTATCCGCGGCAAGACCGGCCGGGTGGCCGGGGCCCTGGTGGCGCTGCTGATGACGGTCAAGGGGTTGCCCATGACCTACAACCGGGATCTGCAGGAAGACAAGGAACAGCTCTTCGATGCCCTGGACACGGTCAAGGCCAGTCTGTCGATTACCGCGGAACTGCTCGACAATACCACCTTCCGGACTGACCGGCTGGCGGAAGCCACCCGGGGCGGTTTCATGACCGCCACCGACCTGGCGGATTATTTGGTAAAGAAAAATATGCCGTTTCGCCAGGCCCATGGCGTGGTCGGGCGGATCGTGGCCCACTGCCAGGAGCGGGATGTGGAGATCGACGAGCTGGAGTTGGATGAGCTCAGGCAGTTCTCCGACCTGATCGAAGAGGATGTGTTTGAGGTGCTCTCGGTGGAAGGCTCGGTCAACAGCCGGGTCTCCGAAGGGGGCACGGCCCGGGTGCGGGTGGAAGAGGCCCTGGAAAGGGCTGAGCGGCAACTGGGAATGACGTGATGAATACAACCAGGCGATCAGGCATGGTACTGGGGGCGGTGCTGCTTCTGCTGGCCCTGCTGTCCGGATGCGGTTACAAGACAGATCCGGTACCGCCTGGAAAGGTGATGCCGGAGCCGGTGCGTGATCTGCGCTATCAGCTCAGCGAAAGGGGCGTCACCCTGACCTGGTCCTATCCCACCAGGACCGTCACCGGCGATCGTCTGGAGCAGATTGATTCCTTTGCCATCTATCGAGCCGTGGTACCGGCAAAGGACTATTGCGACACCTGTCCGATTCCCTTTGGCCAGCCCATCCTTGTTCCCGGCGGCACGGTCCCGCCCGAGGGCGGCAGAACCGGTCGCTTCGAGTCCACCCTGCTGCGGCCCGGCCATCTCTATTTTTTCAAGGTCCGCGCCCGCAGCGGCTGGTGGGCCGAGTCCGCCGATTCCAACATCGTGTCCTTTCTCTGGCATATCCCGCTCAAGGCTCCGGCCGGTCTGCGGGCAAGGGCTGAGGACAGCCGTATTGTCCTGGCCTGGCAGCCGGTGGTCTCCCACCTCGACTCCAGCCCGGTCACCGGACCGGTGGAGTACCAGGTATACCGGTCCACCGACGGTGGAACCTTTGAACCCCTGGACGGGCCGGTGCAGGAGACCCGGTTTGTCGATACGGCGGTGGTCAATGGCCGCAAGTATTTCTATCACGTCCAGGCCCTGGAACGGTTTGAACGCGGCATCGTGGGCGGCGGCACCAGTGCAGACGTGGCGGTCAGCCCGGTGGACCGAACTCCGCCTGCCCCGCCGACCGGGGTGCGGGCCATCCGCACCGGCAAGGGTATCAAGGTGTTCTGGGAGCCGGTGCCGGACCGGGATCTCAAGGGCTACCGGGTCTACAGGCGTCTGTCCGGCGACCGGGCCCCGGAGCTGGTGGGCGAGGTCAATGCCCCCTACACCATGTTCATCGACCGAACTCCGCCCCACCGGGGACAGCGGCTGTATTACTCGGTATCAAGTATTGACGGGGCCAGGCCGGCCAATGAGAGCATGAGCTCACCAGAAGTGATGATCAGGAACTGACAAATGCACCATTTTGAATACAGGGACGACACATTATACTGCGAAGACATCGCGGTGCCCCGGATCGCCAGGGCGGTCGGCACCCCTTTCTATCTCTACAGCCATGCCACTCTTGAGCGGCATTTCAAGGCCTTTGACTCGGGATTCGAGGGCTTTCCGCATCTGACCTGTTTCGCGGTCAAGGCCTGCTCCAACATCTCCATCCTCAGGCTGTTCGGTCACCTTGGCGGTGGGGCGGATATTGTCTCGGGCGGCGAACTGTTCCGTTGCCTCAAGGCCGGGATCGATCCGGCCAGGATCATCTATTCCGGCGTGGGAAAGACCAGGGCCGAGATGCGAGAGGCCCTGCTGGCCCGCATCCTGATGTTCAACGTCGAATCGGCCCAGGAGCTGGACCGGCTACAGGAGGTCGCCGCGGAACTGGGCACCAGGGCACCGGTGGCCTTCCGAGTCAACCCGGACGTGGACCCGAAGACCCACGCCTATATCTCCACCGGTCTGGCAAAGAACAAGTTCGGTATCCCGGTGGACGAGGCTCTGGCCGAGTATGAGCGGGCCCGGGACATGGATAACATCGAGATCCTTGGCGTGAGTTGCCATATCGGCTCTCAGCTGACGCAGATTGATCCGTTTATTGAAGCGCTTCGTAAACTCAAGAGGTTTGTCGCCCGGCTGGAAGAGAGGGGAATAGCGATCAGGTATCTTGATCTGGGTGGCGGGGTCGGCATCACTTATGACGATGAGCAGCCCCCCCATCCCCATGACTATGCGGCGGCGGTCCGATCCGAGCTTGGAGATATGGATGTGACTCTGATTCTGGAGCCGGGCCGGGTGATTACCGGCAATGCCGGCATCCTGGTCACCGAGGTCCAGTACACCAAGGTCAATGCCGGCGGAGAGGAGGAGAAGCGGTTTGTTATCGTCGACGCGGCCATGAACGACCTGACCCGACCGAGCCTGTACGGGGCCTATCACGAAATCCAGCCGGTGGTCCGGCGCAATGATGGCGGCGAAGAGGTGGTGGATATAGTCGGGCCCATCTGCGAAACCGGGGACTTCATGGCCCGGGACAGGTGCCTGCCAAGGGTTGCTCAGGGCGATCTGCTGGCGATCATGAGCAGTGGGGCCTATGGCTTTTCCATGGCTTCCAACTACAACTCCCGGCCCCGGGCAGCCGAGGTTATGGTCTGCGGTGACCGGTACCACGTGATCCGGCGGCGGGAGGAGTATGATGATCTGATCGTCGGGGAAATTAATGTGGAGTGCAGCTGATGGAGTATGGAATGGATGGCGGGATGGCCGGGCGGCCTTTGCCCTTTGTCAAGATGAGCGGTACGGGCAATGATTTCATCATCATTGATCACCGCAAACCGCTGATCGAACCCGAGGCCCAGTCCGCCTTTGCCCGGCTGGTCTGCCGCCGCAAATTTTCCGTGGGTGCTGACGGTCTGATCCTGATCGAGGACTCCGAGGTGGCGGATTTCCGCTGGCAGTTCTACAATGCCGACGGGTCCCTGGCCGAGATGTGCGGCAACGGGGCCCGCTGCGCGGCCCGTTATGCGTATATTCACTCCATTGCCCCGGCCCGGATGCGGTTCGAAACCCTGGCCGGAATCATCGAGGCCACGGTGTCGGATATCAATGTGTCGGTGAAGATGACTGAACCGGGACGGGCCATCCTCCACCGGAGCCTGGAGGTGGAGGACGAAAAAATCCTGGTCCACTCCATTGACACCGGAGTGCCGCACGCGGTGGTCTTTGTCGATGATATCGAGTCCATGGACGTCTGCTGGCTTGGTTCGCTCATCCGCCACCATCCCGAGTTCGCCCCGGCCGGGACCAACGTCAACTTCGTCCACCGGGAGGCCGACGGAGCCTTCAAGGTCCGGACCTACGAACGTGGAGTGGAGGACGAGACCATGGCCTGTGGAACCGGGGCTGCGGCCGCAGCACTGGTCAGCGCCATGCTGGGCGAGGCCGAGTCGCCGGTGGAGATTATCACCTCGGGCGGTGACCGACTGACCATTGTTTTCGATCTTCAGAGCGGTAACCAGGCCACAAACGTTTTTCTCAAAGGCCCGGCCCATGTTATATACAAGGGAGAGCTGAGCGCCGAGGCGCTTCTCTAACCTCTTATTTTCCCCCCAGAGTTTTTGATTTTCAGGAGGAAGCAGATGAAAAAGAATATCCAGGGAGCCATTACCGCCATTGTCACCCCCATGCGGGACGGCAAGGTCGATGAACAGGGACTGGCCGACCTTATCGAGTTTCAGATTGAAAGCGGCATCCACGGTATCGTCCCGTGCGGAACCACCGGTGAGTCAGCCACACTGGATTTCGACGAACATAAACGGGTGATCGAGCTTACGGTCAAGACTGTCAACGGCCGGGTACCGGTCATTGCCGGGACCGGGGCCAACAACACCCTGGAGGCCATCGACCTGACCGAGTCGGCCAAGGCCAGCGGTGCCGATGCCGTGCTGTCGGTGGTACCCTATTACAACAAGCCGAGCCAGGAAGGGTTGTACCAGCATTTCAAGGCCATCACCGAGGCGGTGGACATCCCCATGGTGCTCTACAACGTGCCCGGCCGCACGGTGACCAACATGGCCCCGGCCACCGTGGCCCGGCTGGCCGAGTTGCCAAACGTCATCGGCATCAAGGAGGCCTGCGGCAGCCTCAATCAGATATCCGAGGTGATCCGCCTCTGTCCAAAGGACTTCATTGTCCTCTCCGGCGATGATTTCACCGCCATGCCCACGGTCCTGATCGGCGGCAAGGGGGTTATTTCCGTGACCTCCAACGTCATGCCGGCGGCCATGGCCGAGCTCATGGAAGCAGCCCTTGCCGGTGATCTCAGGAAGGCCAATGAGCTCCATTACCATCTCTTTCCGCTCATGGGCGCCATGTTTTGCTACCCGAGTCCGGCGCCGGCGAAAAAGGCCCTGGAGATACTGGGCCGGATCAAGTCCGGTGAGGTCCGCCTGCCCATGACCTCCATGGACGAGGGCTCCATCGAGGTGCTGAAGAAGGCCATGCAGGGCGTGGGCCTGCTGTAGAAAGGGGCGAAAACAGAGGTACAGGCTGCGGGTTGTCTGTGGCGGCACGGGCAACCGGTGGCCTGAAGATTATCAGGTACGAACAAGAGAGACGGTATGACAAAAGTAATCGTTGCCGGAGCAGCCGGCCGCATGGGCCAGCGGATCAGCTACATGGTGACCCGGAACCCGGACCTTGAACTGGCGGCAGCCTTCGAGCACCCCGACAATCCGGCCGTGGGCCGGGATGTGGGCGAGAATGGCGGGTTCGGCACCACCGGGGTTACTATCGAACCCGGCCTGGATGCGGTCATCGACAAGGGTGATGTGATCATCGACTTTACCTTCCACAAGGCCACCATGGGTTTTGCCCGCACGGCGGCCGAGCACGGCCGGGCCATGGTCATCGGCACCACCGGGTTGTCGGCCGAGGACCTGGCCACCCTCAGGGAGCTGGCCGAGGCGCACTTTCCCTGTGTCCAGGCGCCCAACATGGCGGTGGGGGTCAATGTTTTGTTCAAGCTGGTGGAAAAGGCGGCCTCCATCCTGGGTGACGCCTATGACGTGGAGATCGTCGAGGCTCACCACCGGATGAAGAAAGATGCCCCCTCGGGCACGGCCCTGAAGCTCGGAGAAATGGCTGCCGGGGCCCTGGGTCGCGATCTTGCCAAAGTGGGCGTTTTTGAGCGCAACGGCATCATCGGTGAGCGGACCGATGAGGAGATCGGCATTCAGACCATCCGGGCCGGGGATATTGTCGGTGAACATACGGTCTATTTTGCCGGGGCCGGTGAGCGGATCGAGATCACCCACCGGGCCCACAGTCGCGACAACTTCGCCCGCGGTGCGGCCCTGGCCGCCGCCTGGGTGGCCGGCCGGCCCAATGGCATGTACACCATGTTCGATGTCCTGGGTCTCAACGAGTTTTAATCCGTTTTCCCGGCGAGAAAGCCTGCCCACTGCGGCGGGCTTTTTTTGTTGACGGGATCCGTGATGCTGTTATTTCCTTTGTAATTGTACGCTGAGGCAGAGCAGATAATGGATCCAGATATTCTTTTTCCACGGACCCGGGGATGATCACAGCCTGCATAGGACTCGGCTCCAACCTGGGTGATTCCCGGCAGATCCTCCAGGACGCCTGGGACGACCTGGCCTCCCGGGACGGTATCGAGCCGCTGGTCCTGTCCTCGCCTTTTCGGAGCGAGCCGGTGGACATGGAGAGCGAGCACTGGTTTGTCAATGCGGCCGCCCAGATCCGGACGTCGCTGTCCGCCCATGAGCTGCTCCTGCTCCTGCTGGATATCGAGGCCCTCTTCGGGCGCCGGCGGGACGGCTCGGCCGGGCACCAGGATCGTACCCTGGATCTGGATCTCCTACTCTATGGTGATCTGGTCCTCTCCACGGACCGGCTGACCCTGCCCCATCCGCAGATGCATGGCCGCGGTTTTGTCCTGGAGCCCCTGGCCGAGATCGCACCAGGGACAGTCCATCCGCTCCTGGGCCTGGATATCCGCACCCTTTGCGAGCGGTTGCGGTCCAGGCCGGACCAGCCCCTGGTCGAGCGGATTTCCTGGCAAAGGTTGCCGGACCATTGAAAGGGGGAAGGCGGCGCTCTGGACAAAACGAGGCTTTTTCAAGGTAGCCTTTTATGATTTGGCGGCTATAATGATCTTATGTGTGAGAGGATGATACCAGGCACTGAAGAAGCCGGGCCAGGACCCGCCGGTCCGGGAGGATTCTGCCGGAAACCGGGCCCCGGGGAGGGTCTGGCGGTACGAGCCGGGGGGGCGGCCATATGAGTCCGGTACGGCTTGTTATTCTGGCCATCCTTTTCTACATCGGGTATCGCATGCTGCGCGGTCTGGGCAGCTCCGGTTCAGGCCAGGTCGAGGAAGAGAAGAAAGATCGGGCAGGAAAGGAGCCCGGTGTCCAGGACGTGCTGGTGGAGGACCCGGTCTGTCACACCCTGATTCCCAGGCACCAGGCCGTCCGACTGCGGCAGCAGGGCAAAACCTGGTATTTCTGCAGCGAGGATTGCTGCGACAGGTTCATCGAGGGGGGTGAAACACCCCGGGACGATGTATAGGGAAATCAGCCCCAGGGGCGGATAAATTTTCTTTCCAGAACAAAAAAAGCTGGTCCGGCCCCGGCGCGGGGCTGGATATTTGACAAGGAAGTGCGGAGGAACAACGTGAAATTTTTTATAGATACAGCCAATATCGACGAGATCAAAAAAGCCATGGATCTCGGCATGGTGGACGGTGTGACAACCAACCCCTCGCTGGTGGCCAAGGAACAGCGTCCCTTCGAGGAGATTCTCAAGGATATCTGTGAGCTGGTGGACGGGCCCATCAGCGCCGAAGTGATCAGTCTCGATGCCGAAGGCATGGTTGCCGAGGCCCGGGAGCTGGCCCGGCTCAGTGACAACATCGTCATCAAGATCCCGATGATCGAAGAGGGCCTCAAGGCGGTCAAGATTCTGAGCGCCGAAGATATCAAGACCAACGTGACCCTGGTCTTCTCCTCTTCACAGGCCCTGCTGGCTGCCAAGGCGGGAGCCACATATGTCAGTCCCTTTGTTGGCCGGCTCGATGATATTTCCCAGACCGGTATGGACCTGATCAGCGACATTCTGACCATCTTCAGGAATTACGGGTTCACCACCGAGATTATTGTCGCCTCCATCCGCAGCCCGATGCATGTGGTGGAATCGGCCCTGATCGGCGCTGACATCGCCACCATTCCTTACAAGGTCATTGCCCAGCTGGCCAAGCATCCGCTGACCGACATCGGAATGGAGAAATTCCTGGCTGACTGGGAAAAGAGGCAGAAGTAAGGGTGACTTACATTTTTCGATTCTTCGCGCTGAGCAGCTGTTTTCTTACTCTGCTGGCTGCACCGGCCATGGGGGACATCTACGGCTACGTAGATGACAACGGTGTCTGGCACTATACCAATGTGCCGGCAGACAGCCGCTATCGGTTCGTGCAGCGCGAAGAATCGGTGACCCGGCCATCCGTGGCCGTGTCCGGGAAACGGTCCCTGGGCCAGTCAGCCCTGGACAGAATTCAGCCGCGCAAACGTAAGATTACGGTCTCGGGCGGTGAGCTGGAGCGATATATCCGGCGGGCCGCCTTTGAACACCAGGTCGATCCCCATCTGATCAAAGCCATTATCAAGGCAGAGTCCAACTTCGATCCCTATGCGGTGTCCCCCAACGGCGCCCAGGGGCTCATGCAGCTCATGCCGGATACGGCGCGGGAGCTCGAGGTGGAGAATCCCTTTGACGCGGCCCAGAATATTCGGGGCGGCACCCGGTATTTCCGCAAGCTGCTGGATGCCTATCACGGCGACCTGGCGCTGAGCCTGGCAGCCTACAACGCGGGCCCGGGCCGGGTTTCCCGTCACGGGGATGTTCCCCGTATCCCGGAAACCAGGGCCTATGTCCGCAAGGTGATAAAGTTGTACCGGTCCTATCAGAAGGGAGCGGTACTTTCCACGTCCATCAACGTCCGCCGACTGGTAACGGTCAACTGAGCCCGTGAATCAGGTAGTCAATATACCCAATGTTGTTACGGCGCTTCGTTTTTTTCTCTCCGGCGTGCTGGCTGTGATGCTGATGCCGGAGCAGACCCCAGGGCTTGCCTTCTGGTCCTTTCTGGTCTTTATCATCGCCGCCGCCTCGGACTGGGTGGATGGCTTTGTCGCCCGCCGTACCAAGGCGGAAACCGTGCTGGGCAAACTCATGGATCCGCTGGCCGACAAAGTGCTGGTGGCCACGGCACTCATCATGCTCATTCCCCTGGGACGGCTGCCGGCCTGGCTGGCCCTGGTCATTCTCTGCCGGGAAATGATCATCACCGGCCTGCGGGGAATCGCCGCCTCGGCCGGTATCGTGGTCTCGGCCTCCGGCCTTGGCAAGGCCAAGTCGGTGACCCAGTATGTGGGCCTCGCCACCCTGATCTTCCCCGCCGACATGCTGCCCATCCCGGCCCTGCATCAGATCGGGCTGGGTATCCTCTATGTGGCCCTGCTGCTGACCATCTGGTCCGGCGTCGACTATTTCCTCAAGCTGAAAAATATCTTCCTCGCCCCGGCCGAATGAGGGATTACCAGGCCGTTGACCCATGACCACTTTCCGCCCTCTTTGTCGGCTCAGCCGGCTACCAGCATAATACCCATCGCGATCAGGAACCAGTAGATCAGCCGGATGTAGGTATCCCGCCGGATTCTGCCATACACCCGCGAGCCCAGCATGGTGCCGGCGAGCACGCAGGGTGCGGCCACAGCAAAATAACCGAGAACCGTGGAGGTGGTGATGCCGCTTGTCGCATGGACCGTCACCGTCACCACGCCATTGAGGACAAAGAAACCGGTGAGGGTGGCTTTGATCACATCCTTTTTCCAGCTGGTCATGGAGGTATAAATGATGACCGGCGGTCCGCCGGCGCTGAAAGCGGCGCCAATGGCCCCGGTGAGAAAACCGGCCAGGATGGCCCAGAATCGTCCCGGGTTCACTGGCCTGGGCCGCACCAGCAGGTTGTAGGTGGAGTAGGTGATCAGCAGCACTCCGATACCGCTACGGATGACGTCGGAATCCACCTTCTTGAGCAGGGTCACTCCGGCCAGGACACCGGGAATGGAGCCCAGCAGCAGAGGCCGGATCCGGTGCCAGTGGAGATGGTCCCGCAGCTGCCAGCCGAGATAGGAGGTGATGACCATTCCGCTCAGGGTACAGAGCGGTACCGCGGTCTTGACGTCCATCAGCAGGCTGAGCAGGGGGATGGCCACCAGGGCGGAACCAAAGCCGGTCAGCCCCTGGACAAAGCCGGCGGCCAGAAAAACAGTACCTGTAAGAAGGGCGGTTACCATGGAAAGTGGACCTGTGGGCAAAGGGAATATCAGGGGGACACAGGCCGGCCATTCTATCGCAGGTCAGGTGGGGTTGTCAATTGTCCGGGCCAGAGCTGAGCCTTGCCGGCCTTGAATTATCCTTGACAGCAAAAAGCCAGGTGCAGTAAAACGGGACCACGTGCCGGAGTGGTGAAACTGGTAGACGCACCGGACTCAAAATCCGGCGGAGGTAACTCCGTGACGGTTCGACTCCGTCCTCCGGCACCACCAAAAAAATCAGGCTTTATCCCGGTAATAGCGGGGTAAAGCCTTTTTTGTTGTCTTCCCTGTTCAGGCAAATTGTCCCAATCGTCCGCTGGCGCCGGCACCAACGCTGAGCCTGATAATT encodes:
- a CDS encoding sulfite exporter TauE/SafE family protein — its product is MVTALLTGTVFLAAGFVQGLTGFGSALVAIPLLSLLMDVKTAVPLCTLSGMVITSYLGWQLRDHLHWHRIRPLLLGSIPGVLAGVTLLKKVDSDVIRSGIGVLLITYSTYNLLVRPRPVNPGRFWAILAGFLTGAIGAAFSAGGPPVIIYTSMTSWKKDVIKATLTGFFVLNGVVTVTVHATSGITTSTVLGYFAVAAPCVLAGTMLGSRVYGRIRRDTYIRLIYWFLIAMGIMLVAG